In one Solanum lycopersicum chromosome 11, SLM_r2.1 genomic region, the following are encoded:
- the LOC101266383 gene encoding uncharacterized protein: protein MEHPFFINNGPPTNRSEALRFLSIAEKLLTNRDLVGSKSFATRARDADPTFAPATDQILGIVDTLNAGDKRINNHHFDYYSILQIPHNQTQNVDFIAEQYRRFALLLNPQNNSFPFSDQAFRLVVDAFSVLSNPMRKSMYDKELGFFLNLYPVAASTAPTSNFVHQNVYQSMPSSNADQMFVNLPSQDAAGVSFSRDPQAGISMPPTFLTREQETVTSMGSSDIGQQQQQPQQPVTFLRQQTQPVTSISFSNTDEKPATFLSLNQPQPVTSVRSLTRENPPVGVRLSSTQGREPVVTVEQHGNQQLPERNENVVGNNANKSASTSDDVKEQEGNVDGSGKRIPSFWTACPFCLIMYEYSLDYANCNLRCQNCKKGFQAVTIASPPPIIDGKEINFCCWGFMPFGLSLEDFNRNTDNTSSWSPFSPMFTSPRFGGDGGSNVNSHATGGQINVNNLGSSLNAGGSISGGGRKHFTPTIYVEDDDDDVFVEVSESGQESDVDWNRSKERKEAKNVKKKNARIGTPRKNAKKQHTDKAKTVEGNNDDNLQDGLATQGGVEISHAVTVESSNRGVTSKTRRQRGRVAKHFGNLDLNVEFSNEVEEPIIQMSRENEAGEGEDDTVEVIGFFEGLDEFLSSLPILNAVDGDKVEAA from the coding sequence ATGGAGCATCCTTTCTTCATCAACAATGGCCCTCCAACAAATCGATCAGAAGCTTTGCGTTTTCTGTCAATAGCTGAGAAACTGTTAACAAATCGTGACCTAGTTGGAAGCAAGTCATTCGCAACCCGGGCTCGTGATGCCGACCCGACATTTGCACCTGCTACCGACCAAATACTCGGCATCGTTGATACCTTGAACGCCGGCGACAAACGGATAAACAATCATCACTTTGACTACTACTCTATTCTACAGATTCCTCATAACCAAACCCAGAATGTGGATTTCATCGCTGAGCAGTATCGAAGGTTTGCGCTTTTACTAAACCCACAGAATAACAGTTTTCCGTTTTCTGATCAAGCTTTTCGTCTTGTTGTGGATGCGTTTTCTGTTCTTTCTAACCCTATGAGGAAAAGTATGTATGATAAGGAGTTGGGTTTTTTTCTTAACCTTTACCCTGTTGCTGCGTCTACTGCACCTACTTCTAATTTTGTGCATCAGAATGTTTATCAGTCAATGCCTAGTTCGAATGCAGACCAAATGTTTGTGAATTTGCCTAGTCAGGATGCTGCTGGTGTAAGCTTTAGTAGAGACCCACAAGCTGGAATTTCTATGCCACCGACGTTTCTGACTCGTGAGCAAGAAACTGTGACCTCTATGGGAAGCTCGGACATTGGGCAGCAGCAACAGCAACCACAACAACCTGTAACATTTCTGAGACAACAAACACAACCTGTGACTTCTATTTCATTTTCGAACACTGATGAAAAACCTGCTACATTCTTAAGTTTGAACCAACCACAGCCAGTAACCTCTGTGAGAAGCTTAACTAGAGAAAACCCACCAGTTGGTGTCCGATTGAGCTCGACACAAGGGCGGGAACCAGTGGTTACAGTAGAGCAGCATGGGAATCAACAGCTCCCAGAGAGAAATGAGAATGTAGTGGGGAACAATGCAAATAAGTCTGCAAGTACTAGTGATGATGTGAAGGAGCAAGAAGGGAATGTAGATGGATCAGGTAAGAGGATTCCCAGTTTCTGGACTGCATGTCCTTTTTGTCTTATTATGTATGAGTACTCTCTGGATTATGCTAATTGTAATTTAAGGTGTCAAAATTGTAAGAAGGGTTTTCAAGCTGTAACAATTGCGTCTCCTCCTCCAATTATTGATGGAAAAGAAATTAACTTTTGTTGTTGGGGATTTATGCCTTTCGGATTGTCTTTGGAGGATTTTAATAGAAATACAGATAACACTTCAAGCTGGTCTCCATTCTCGCCCATGTTTACCTCTCCACGATTTGGGGGGGATGGAGGGAGTAATGTGAACAGTCATGCTACTGGAGGACAGATAAATGTGAATAATCTTGGCAGTTCACTTAATGCTGGTGGATCAATAAGTGGGGGTGGACGAAAGCATTTTACTCCGACAATTTAtgttgaagatgatgatgatgatgtgttTGTTGAGGTATCCGAGTCAGGTCAGGAGTCAGATGTGGATTGGAATCGGAGTAAGGAGAGGAAGGAAGCAAAGAATGTGAAGAAAAAGAATGCAAGGATTGGAACCCCAAGAAAAAATGCCAAGAAACAGCACACTGATAAGGCAAAAACTGTTGAAGGAAACAATGACGACAATTTGCAAGATGGTTTAGCAACTCAAGGTGGTGTGGAAATATCCCATGCTGTAACAGTTGAGTCAAGTAACAGAGGAGTCACAAGTAAGACAAGAAGGCAACGTGGGAGGGTTGCAAAACACTTCGGGAATTTGGATTTGAATGTGGAGTTCAGTAATGAGGTTGAGGAGCCTATAATTCAAATGAGCCGAGAAAATGAAGCAGGAGAGGGAGAAGATGACACTGTTGAAGTAATTGGGTTTTTTGAAGGTCTTGATGAATTCCTTAGCAGTCTTCCTATACTCAATGCTGTGGATGGTGATAAAGTAGAGGCTGCCTAG